In Janthinobacterium sp. J1-1, a single genomic region encodes these proteins:
- a CDS encoding type IV toxin-antitoxin system AbiEi family antitoxin: MLKKNPVSSDSYPQAVEARACNEMSALLSLIPHVQIGHIDIHPPHDTVDFTIDVRTSGGNDDNWLIGCEVKSIGQPRHAEIAALRLKDWASRMPGNTVTMFIAPYLSPAVRQLCKDRQVAYLDFAGNCLLQFSNVYIERSVAEVPPAVQRELKSIYKPKSARVLHLLLSSIGQKWKVQDLADKSGVSLGQVSNIRKALLERGWASVSNGGMALTEPSALLDEWQTVYEGVKGQTDSYYTTLHGRALEDAIRQTLSHTNDYASSAVLSSFSAAGFIAPYARTGKTYLYADEYGLNSVVEGLGLKLAMNGNVQITVPSDHGPFLNTISPAADIVCTSPVQTYLDLYVSGERGQEAAQHLREAKLLW; encoded by the coding sequence ATGCTGAAAAAAAATCCGGTTTCATCCGATAGCTATCCTCAGGCCGTCGAAGCGCGCGCTTGCAATGAGATGTCCGCACTCCTCTCATTGATTCCCCACGTCCAGATCGGGCATATCGATATCCATCCTCCACATGATACGGTCGACTTCACAATCGACGTTCGTACAAGTGGCGGTAACGACGACAACTGGTTGATTGGATGTGAAGTAAAATCCATCGGGCAACCTCGCCACGCCGAAATTGCTGCCCTGAGGCTGAAAGACTGGGCATCCCGCATGCCCGGCAATACGGTAACGATGTTTATCGCACCCTATCTTTCCCCTGCGGTACGTCAACTGTGCAAGGATCGACAGGTAGCTTATCTCGACTTCGCTGGCAATTGTCTGCTGCAATTTTCCAACGTGTATATCGAGCGTTCTGTTGCGGAAGTGCCGCCTGCCGTGCAACGTGAACTTAAATCCATCTACAAGCCCAAATCAGCCCGTGTGCTTCATCTTTTGCTCAGTAGCATCGGGCAAAAATGGAAGGTCCAGGACCTCGCGGACAAAAGCGGAGTCAGCTTGGGCCAGGTCAGTAATATTCGAAAAGCTTTGCTGGAACGAGGATGGGCGTCAGTCTCGAACGGCGGAATGGCGCTGACTGAGCCAAGTGCTCTTCTTGACGAATGGCAAACTGTGTATGAGGGTGTGAAAGGCCAGACTGACAGTTATTACACAACACTGCATGGGCGAGCATTGGAAGATGCTATCCGGCAAACGCTCAGTCATACAAACGACTATGCAAGCTCAGCCGTATTATCGTCCTTTTCGGCCGCCGGCTTCATCGCGCCATATGCAAGGACCGGCAAGACTTATCTATACGCTGACGAGTACGGACTGAACTCTGTAGTAGAGGGGTTGGGACTCAAACTGGCCATGAACGGAAATGTACAAATTACCGTGCCGTCCGACCATGGCCCTTTTTTGAATACCATTTCGCCGGCCGCCGATATTGTCTGCACCAGTCCCGTTCAAACCTATCTTGATCTCTATGTCTCAGGCGAACGCGGACAAGAGGCTGCACAACATCTCCGAGAGGCAAAACTTCTATGGTGA
- a CDS encoding glutathione S-transferase family protein produces MKLYVSPRTPNPRRVTMFIAEKGIAGIAEVSLDLMAGQHRDPGFLEKNPMGRVPALELPDGRVLAETRAICTYLEGLQPEPNLMGEGFEERAFIEMADRRVELHLFLGVANCVRHSHPALAVLENPQFPDFGAAQGAKMRETAQWLDQLLARQPYVAGARFTIADITAFCALEFARGLMKYRPGAEGLEHLQAWRDRIAERPSAQAR; encoded by the coding sequence ATGAAACTGTATGTCAGCCCCCGCACGCCCAATCCACGCCGCGTCACCATGTTCATCGCCGAAAAAGGCATCGCCGGCATCGCGGAAGTCTCGCTCGACCTGATGGCGGGCCAGCACCGCGATCCGGGATTTTTGGAAAAAAATCCGATGGGCAGGGTGCCGGCGCTGGAGCTGCCGGACGGGCGCGTGCTGGCCGAAACGCGCGCCATCTGTACCTATCTGGAAGGGCTGCAGCCGGAACCGAACCTGATGGGCGAAGGGTTCGAGGAGCGCGCCTTTATCGAAATGGCCGACCGCCGGGTGGAACTGCATCTGTTCCTGGGCGTGGCCAACTGCGTGCGCCACAGCCATCCGGCGCTGGCGGTGCTGGAAAATCCGCAGTTCCCCGACTTTGGCGCGGCGCAGGGCGCCAAGATGCGCGAGACGGCGCAGTGGCTGGATCAATTGCTGGCGCGCCAGCCGTATGTGGCCGGCGCGCGGTTTACCATCGCCGACATCACCGCGTTCTGCGCGCTGGAATTCGCGCGCGGCCTGATGAAATACCGGCCGGGCGCGGAAGGGTTGGAACATCTGCAAGCCTGGCGCGACCGGATTGCCGAGCGGCCAAGCGCGCAAGCCAGGTAA
- a CDS encoding LysE family translocator, with translation MLSPEQLMAFLAAAMLVTASPGPDNLMVLGVGMSRGRRQGMAFGLGCALGCLTHTLLASIGVSALLAASPTAFTVLKVAGGLYLVWLGIGAIRSRGGAKVDGAAALPDESLGRLFAKGLFANSINPKVVLFFLSFLPQFVVASQGNASWQTAQLGLVFTAQACVLFGLLGYFSGAVGKWLNRRPRAGLWLDRVAGTIFIALGLRLILAR, from the coding sequence ATGCTCAGTCCCGAACAATTGATGGCCTTCCTGGCCGCCGCCATGCTGGTCACGGCCAGTCCCGGTCCCGACAACCTGATGGTGCTGGGCGTGGGCATGTCGCGCGGACGGCGCCAGGGCATGGCCTTCGGCCTGGGCTGTGCGCTGGGCTGCCTCACCCATACTCTGCTGGCGAGCATAGGCGTGTCGGCCCTGCTGGCGGCCTCGCCGACGGCGTTTACGGTGCTGAAAGTGGCCGGCGGCCTGTACCTGGTGTGGCTGGGCATCGGCGCTATTCGCAGCCGCGGCGGCGCCAAAGTCGATGGCGCGGCAGCCTTGCCCGACGAATCGCTGGGGCGCCTGTTTGCCAAGGGATTGTTCGCCAACAGTATCAATCCGAAAGTCGTGCTGTTCTTTTTGTCGTTCCTGCCGCAATTCGTGGTGGCTTCACAAGGCAATGCCAGCTGGCAAACAGCGCAGCTTGGCCTGGTCTTCACGGCCCAGGCTTGCGTGCTGTTCGGCCTGCTCGGCTACTTTTCTGGCGCCGTCGGCAAGTGGCTCAACCGCCGCCCGCGCGCCGGCCTGTGGCTGGACCGCGTGGCCGGCACCATCTTCATTGCGCTGGGGCTGAGGCTGATCCTGGCGCGCTAG
- a CDS encoding YceI family protein: protein MRHLGLPLLMTCLLLAACTPLAVTPPVPASPAAASVPLAPPARGEKLLTIDTQATLLTITVRRGGALARLGHDHVVASRTVTGWVAPDLKQADFQFRLDAMSVDESALRTRAGLETTPSAEAIAGTRHNMLVRVLDAERYPEVRVRATLQASGNAVDAAITLHGVTRQVVVPVTLAQAPDGSRLRASGALVLKQSDFDIVPFAILGGAMAVQDPMELAFDITATAPASAPGSASAPAQ, encoded by the coding sequence ATGCGCCATCTTGGCCTGCCTTTATTAATGACCTGCTTGCTGCTGGCCGCCTGCACCCCGCTGGCCGTCACGCCACCGGTCCCCGCCAGCCCGGCGGCGGCCAGCGTGCCGCTGGCGCCGCCTGCCAGGGGGGAAAAGCTGTTGACCATCGATACCCAAGCCACCTTGCTGACGATTACCGTACGGCGCGGCGGCGCGCTGGCGCGGCTGGGGCACGATCATGTGGTGGCCAGCCGCACGGTCACGGGCTGGGTGGCGCCGGACTTGAAACAGGCCGACTTCCAGTTCCGGCTCGACGCCATGAGCGTCGATGAAAGCGCGCTGCGTACCAGGGCCGGGCTGGAAACCACGCCATCGGCCGAGGCGATTGCCGGCACGCGCCACAATATGCTGGTGCGCGTGCTGGATGCCGAACGCTATCCGGAGGTCAGGGTGCGGGCGACATTGCAGGCCAGCGGCAACGCCGTCGACGCCGCCATCACCCTGCACGGCGTGACGCGCCAGGTGGTGGTGCCCGTCACGCTGGCGCAGGCGCCCGATGGCAGCCGCTTGCGCGCCAGCGGCGCCCTGGTGCTGAAACAGAGCGACTTCGACATCGTGCCGTTCGCCATCCTCGGTGGCGCCATGGCGGTGCAGGACCCGATGGAGCTGGCTTTCGATATCACCGCCACTGCCCCGGCTAGCGCGCCAGGATCAGCCTCAGCCCCAGCGCAATGA
- a CDS encoding M1 family metallopeptidase, which translates to MHRNLSRNRIAAAVILALASLTSHAAHATAPQASASHALSTTTQLPRGVTPSHYALSLTPDAQAATFTANVVITVDVAAPTNAVTLNALELAFVGATAEGAGGTQQASKIDVDAATQTATLHFAQPLAKGKHTLAISYSGKIGTQATGLFSLDYDMPTGRQRALYTQFENSDARSVIPSWDEPDYKATFALDVTVPSTQMAVGNMPVASSTDLGNGKKRVTFAVTPRMSTYLLFFGLGDFERATAMADGTEVGVITKKGALAQSRFALDESAALLREYNDYFGVRYPLPKLDNIAAPGRSQFFGAMENWGAVFTFEYSLLLDPAISTQSDKENIYTTLSHEMAHQWFGDLVTMRWWDDLWLNEGFASWMESRTTERMHPEWNTALSSVRVREGAMSRDALATTHPVVQRIATVEQASQAFDTITYQKGESVIRMLEAYVGADTWRTAVRNYMRKHAYGNTVSNDLWREVDAAAGKPVSAIAHDFTLQPGVPLIRVGEAVCKAGNTSVTLTQGEFTKDREQKKPLSWRVPVIAQTVGNAKQARVLVQNGKATLSVPGCGPLLVNAGQSGYYRTLYAPKQAGALAASFARLPAIDQLGLLSDSQSLGLAGLQNPADFLELVKATPLAADPQVWGKVASALNGLHDQYAGDQARQRRFDTWAIARLAPVMAQTGWQAREGEAATVATLRSQLIGTLSDLGDPAVIAEARRRHAVRVSDPAAMPAALRRTILGVVAQHADSATWDQLHAEAQAEKTPLIRNQLYDLLASSDDTALAQRALALALTDEPGLTNSPAMISRVARAHPDLAFDFALAHIDQVNQRIDASSRSRYFPRLAAASGEAAMLGKLDAYAKAHLAATARGDADTSIADIQYRIKVRAQRLPAIDKWLATQS; encoded by the coding sequence ATGCACCGCAATCTTTCACGCAACCGTATCGCCGCCGCCGTCATCCTCGCGCTGGCGTCCTTGACCAGCCATGCCGCGCATGCAACGGCGCCTCAGGCGTCGGCCAGCCACGCCCTTTCCACCACCACGCAATTGCCGCGCGGCGTCACGCCCAGCCACTACGCGCTGTCACTGACGCCCGATGCGCAGGCGGCCACGTTTACGGCCAATGTGGTGATCACGGTGGACGTCGCCGCGCCGACCAACGCAGTTACCCTCAATGCGCTGGAACTGGCCTTTGTCGGTGCCACCGCCGAAGGCGCGGGCGGCACGCAGCAGGCCAGCAAGATCGATGTCGATGCGGCCACGCAGACGGCCACCCTGCATTTTGCCCAGCCGCTGGCCAAGGGCAAGCATACGCTGGCGATCAGCTACAGCGGCAAGATCGGCACCCAGGCCACCGGCCTGTTCTCGCTCGACTACGATATGCCGACCGGCCGCCAGCGCGCGCTGTACACGCAGTTTGAAAACTCGGACGCGCGCAGCGTGATCCCGTCGTGGGATGAACCCGACTACAAGGCCACCTTCGCGCTCGACGTGACGGTGCCAAGCACCCAGATGGCGGTCGGCAACATGCCCGTTGCCAGCAGCACGGACCTGGGCAATGGCAAGAAGCGCGTGACGTTTGCAGTCACGCCGCGCATGTCGACCTATCTGCTGTTCTTCGGCCTGGGCGACTTCGAGCGCGCCACGGCCATGGCCGACGGCACCGAAGTGGGCGTGATCACCAAGAAAGGCGCGCTGGCGCAAAGCCGCTTCGCGCTCGACGAGTCGGCCGCCCTGCTGCGCGAATACAACGATTATTTCGGCGTGCGCTACCCGCTGCCGAAGCTGGACAATATCGCCGCGCCGGGCCGCAGCCAGTTCTTCGGCGCCATGGAAAACTGGGGCGCCGTGTTCACCTTCGAATACAGCCTGTTGCTGGACCCGGCCATTTCCACCCAGTCGGACAAGGAAAACATCTACACCACCTTGTCGCACGAAATGGCGCACCAGTGGTTCGGCGACCTGGTCACCATGCGCTGGTGGGACGACCTGTGGCTGAACGAAGGCTTTGCCTCGTGGATGGAAAGCCGCACCACCGAACGCATGCACCCGGAATGGAATACGGCCTTGTCCAGCGTGCGCGTGCGCGAAGGCGCGATGAGCCGCGACGCGCTGGCCACCACGCACCCGGTGGTGCAGCGCATCGCCACCGTCGAACAGGCCAGCCAGGCCTTCGATACCATCACCTATCAAAAAGGCGAGTCGGTGATCCGCATGCTGGAAGCCTATGTGGGCGCCGACACCTGGCGCACGGCCGTGCGCAACTATATGCGCAAGCACGCCTACGGCAATACCGTGTCGAACGACCTGTGGCGCGAAGTCGACGCCGCCGCCGGCAAGCCGGTCAGCGCGATCGCGCACGATTTCACCCTGCAGCCTGGCGTGCCATTGATACGCGTGGGCGAGGCCGTCTGCAAGGCCGGCAATACCAGCGTCACCCTGACGCAAGGCGAATTTACCAAGGACCGCGAACAGAAAAAACCGCTGTCCTGGCGCGTGCCGGTGATCGCGCAAACCGTCGGCAATGCAAAACAGGCAAGAGTGCTGGTACAGAACGGCAAGGCGACATTGAGCGTGCCCGGCTGCGGCCCGCTGCTGGTGAACGCCGGCCAGAGCGGCTACTACCGCACTCTGTATGCGCCGAAACAGGCCGGTGCGCTGGCGGCAAGCTTTGCCCGGCTGCCCGCCATCGACCAGCTGGGCCTGCTGTCGGACAGCCAGTCGCTGGGCCTGGCCGGCCTGCAAAACCCGGCCGACTTCCTGGAGCTGGTGAAAGCCACGCCGTTGGCCGCCGACCCGCAAGTGTGGGGCAAGGTGGCCAGCGCCTTGAATGGCTTGCACGACCAATATGCGGGCGACCAGGCGCGCCAGCGCCGCTTCGATACCTGGGCCATCGCCCGTCTGGCCCCGGTGATGGCGCAGACCGGCTGGCAGGCGCGCGAAGGCGAGGCGGCCACGGTGGCCACCTTGCGCAGCCAGCTGATCGGCACCCTGAGCGACCTGGGCGACCCCGCCGTGATCGCCGAAGCCCGCCGCCGCCATGCCGTGCGCGTCAGCGACCCAGCCGCCATGCCGGCCGCGCTGCGCCGCACCATCCTGGGCGTGGTGGCCCAGCACGCCGACAGCGCCACCTGGGACCAGTTGCACGCCGAAGCGCAGGCCGAGAAAACGCCGCTGATCCGCAACCAGCTGTACGACCTGCTGGCCTCGAGCGACGACACGGCCCTGGCCCAGCGCGCCCTGGCGCTGGCGCTGACGGACGAACCGGGCCTCACCAACAGCCCGGCCATGATCAGCCGCGTGGCGCGTGCCCACCCGGACCTGGCGTTTGACTTTGCGCTGGCCCATATCGACCAGGTGAACCAGCGCATCGACGCCAGCTCGCGCAGCCGCTACTTCCCGCGCCTGGCCGCCGCTTCCGGCGAAGCAGCCATGCTGGGCAAGCTGGACGCCTACGCCAAGGCCCACCTGGCCGCCACCGCGCGCGGCGACGCCGACACCTCGATTGCCGATATCCAGTACCGCATCAAGGTGCGGGCGCAACGGCTGCCGGCGATCGACAAGTGGCTGGCTACGCAGAGTTAA
- a CDS encoding 7TM diverse intracellular signaling domain-containing protein — MPALSFPFHRRLCLTRRCLVAWLAVLMLVCLAGGARAQGQAATASIALPLQGIHHLGTQGKLYSASNDAAPLDASALPAWLARQRPALEVDLFGGAYWLHARVRNDSSQTAWVIDPNDTLIDTVDIHVYGPGQAGAPVTLLSGYQRPHEYLLHYGKNISLAPGATYDILIHFSSPYYARPPLFAVKTQLEYRKLVGRENFQIIASLGALLALGLFNFFIFSLTREKASFYYALYVLTYGLAWAITFHVFSDLFDWRWLQFHYVPFFLLPLLSTLFYTHFLRLRELAPRLHRWSSINLVLPLLLMPSCFFYPQYAHALATIAITIWMVLALVCGIVVWRGGYQPARFFVLGFVALMLPGFVILPANLGLIPAVVSNAQLLTLLGGTLDGLLLAFALAEQIRLLRNHLEQRVQERTQALTHSNEALLAAKTQAEVVSRHRIDFLSAMSHDIRTPLAGVIGMLKFALRDQTVRGRTQEYLRIGLHNGVSLLTILNDILDFSKIDAGKLTLETVDFDLLALIGDAAGIVQGQADAKSLLLRRELALDLPRYVRADPTRLRQILINLLGNAIKFTANGEVLLEVRCSSTPSHHKDCHQIDFVISDTGAGIDADTLPRLFQKFEQADHSTTRRYGGTGLGLAICKQLVELMKGSIGVESRVGIGSRFHFTLPLPAGSAPLADARHVPRNARHECRLHILCAEDVRTNQIIIGTLLEGMGHTVTIVENGEEVLRALAGSAYDAVLMDGRMPLMDGEQAARLIRAGGNQAFPIPDPQIPIIALTANASEHDRQRYLNAGMDDFLSKPVDEALLFQKIDALIDLLLARGHALPSTAPLPPPQMHEDALARQFGLGKPVREEASAPAALDPMTAPVHILPLAGLSEQHLQRIAQAFLGEAPRRFDLARHAVRDGNASAVAAAFHALKGSAGYLSRPTLHALCHQMETLASEGKLDEVEDHLPQIEAALEEARRDLGASI; from the coding sequence ATGCCAGCCCTTTCCTTCCCTTTCCACCGCCGTCTTTGCCTGACACGCCGCTGCCTGGTGGCGTGGCTGGCCGTGCTGATGCTGGTCTGCCTGGCCGGCGGCGCGCGCGCGCAAGGGCAGGCGGCAACGGCCAGCATCGCCTTGCCGTTGCAGGGCATTCATCACCTGGGCACGCAAGGAAAACTCTACAGCGCCAGCAATGACGCGGCGCCGCTGGACGCCAGCGCCCTGCCCGCCTGGCTGGCGCGCCAGCGGCCGGCGCTGGAGGTCGACCTGTTCGGCGGCGCCTACTGGCTGCATGCGCGCGTACGCAACGACTCCAGTCAGACAGCCTGGGTGATCGACCCGAACGACACCCTGATCGACACCGTCGACATTCACGTGTATGGCCCCGGCCAGGCAGGCGCGCCCGTCACCCTGCTGTCCGGCTACCAGCGGCCGCACGAATACTTGCTGCACTATGGCAAGAACATCAGCCTGGCGCCGGGCGCCACGTATGACATCCTGATTCACTTTTCCAGTCCCTATTACGCGCGTCCGCCGCTGTTTGCCGTCAAGACCCAGCTGGAATACCGCAAGCTGGTGGGCAGGGAAAACTTCCAGATCATCGCCTCGCTCGGCGCCCTGCTGGCGCTGGGCCTGTTCAATTTCTTCATTTTTTCCCTGACGCGCGAAAAAGCCTCGTTCTATTACGCGCTGTATGTGCTGACCTATGGCCTGGCGTGGGCCATCACCTTCCACGTGTTTTCCGACCTGTTCGACTGGCGCTGGCTGCAGTTCCATTACGTGCCGTTCTTCCTGCTGCCGTTACTGAGCACCCTGTTCTACACGCACTTCCTGCGCCTGCGCGAGCTGGCGCCCCGGCTCCACCGGTGGAGCAGCATCAACCTGGTGCTGCCGCTGCTGCTGATGCCCAGCTGCTTTTTTTATCCGCAGTATGCGCATGCGCTGGCCACCATCGCCATCACCATCTGGATGGTGCTGGCCCTGGTCTGCGGCATCGTCGTGTGGCGCGGCGGCTACCAGCCGGCGCGCTTTTTCGTGCTGGGCTTTGTCGCCCTGATGCTGCCAGGCTTCGTGATCCTGCCGGCCAACCTGGGCCTGATACCGGCCGTGGTCAGCAACGCGCAACTATTGACGCTGCTGGGCGGCACGCTCGACGGCCTGCTGCTGGCGTTTGCGCTGGCCGAACAGATCCGGCTGCTGCGCAACCACCTGGAACAGCGGGTGCAGGAACGCACGCAGGCCCTCACCCATAGCAATGAAGCGCTGCTGGCGGCCAAGACCCAGGCCGAGGTGGTCAGCCGCCACCGCATCGATTTTCTGTCGGCCATGAGCCACGATATCCGCACGCCGCTGGCCGGCGTGATCGGCATGCTGAAATTCGCCCTGCGCGACCAGACCGTGCGCGGGCGCACCCAGGAATACCTGCGCATCGGCCTGCACAACGGCGTATCCTTGCTGACGATATTGAACGACATCCTCGATTTTTCCAAGATCGACGCCGGCAAGCTGACCCTGGAAACGGTGGACTTCGACCTGCTGGCCCTGATCGGCGACGCGGCCGGCATCGTGCAGGGCCAGGCCGACGCCAAGAGCCTGCTGCTGCGGCGCGAACTGGCGCTGGACCTGCCGCGCTATGTGCGGGCCGACCCCACGCGCCTGCGCCAGATCCTGATCAACCTGCTGGGCAACGCCATCAAATTCACCGCCAACGGCGAAGTGCTGCTGGAAGTCCGCTGCAGCAGCACGCCGTCGCACCACAAGGATTGCCACCAGATCGATTTTGTCATCAGCGACACCGGCGCCGGCATCGACGCCGACACCCTGCCCCGCCTGTTCCAGAAATTCGAGCAGGCCGACCACTCCACCACGCGCCGCTACGGCGGCACGGGCCTGGGCCTGGCCATCTGCAAGCAGCTGGTCGAACTGATGAAGGGCAGCATCGGCGTGGAAAGCCGGGTCGGCATCGGCTCGCGCTTTCATTTCACCCTGCCCCTGCCCGCAGGCAGCGCGCCGCTGGCCGACGCACGCCACGTGCCGCGCAATGCGCGCCACGAGTGCCGCCTGCATATCCTGTGCGCGGAAGACGTGCGCACCAACCAGATCATTATCGGCACCCTGCTGGAAGGCATGGGCCACACCGTGACCATCGTCGAAAACGGCGAGGAAGTGCTGCGCGCGCTGGCCGGCAGCGCCTACGACGCGGTACTGATGGACGGGCGCATGCCGCTGATGGATGGCGAACAGGCGGCGCGCCTGATACGCGCCGGCGGCAACCAGGCTTTCCCGATTCCGGACCCGCAGATCCCCATTATCGCGCTGACGGCCAACGCCAGCGAACATGACCGCCAGCGCTACCTGAACGCCGGCATGGACGACTTCCTCAGCAAGCCTGTTGACGAAGCGCTGCTGTTCCAGAAGATCGACGCGCTGATCGACCTGCTGCTGGCGCGCGGCCATGCGCTGCCATCCACCGCGCCCCTGCCGCCGCCTCAAATGCACGAAGATGCGCTGGCACGCCAGTTTGGCCTGGGCAAACCCGTCCGCGAGGAAGCCAGCGCGCCGGCCGCGCTCGACCCGATGACGGCGCCCGTGCACATCCTGCCGCTGGCCGGCCTGTCGGAGCAGCATTTGCA
- a CDS encoding prolyl oligopeptidase family serine peptidase, whose protein sequence is MSFYRKFAGSMLLGMAAAGAAHAQAPSTAAASTPPTDPLQWLEEVAGEKPMAWVHQHNAVSTKELEGKPTFPALQARLKTILNSKERIPYVSKEGEYYYNFWRDAQHVRGIWRRTTLAQFQLPEPAWETVIDLDQLSAGENENWVWGGASCLYPKGERCLISLSRGGGDAKVVREYDVAKRAFVADGFTLPEAKSNASWINDDTLFVSTDFGPGSMTSSGYPRIIKEWKRGTPLEQAKTLYEARPDDMSAGAYKDFTPGHEYQFVERQIDFYSGEMFLREGDSLNKVPKPDDATAATMRDQLVINLRSDWKVNGTTYPQGAVLATDFKSFMQGKQEFEVLFAPTATSSLDNMSATKSAILLTTLDKVKNRLTELRHVNGKWQRRVVDAPKLGTLAASPLDAVDSDQYFLTVTDFLTPTTLYLATAGSDQRTKIKSLPAYFDASPYKVEQFESTSKDGTKVPYFVIMNKKTRYDGKNPTVLYGYGGFEVSLKPSYSSITGTAWLSQGGVYVLANIRGGGEFGPRWHQAALKENRQRAYDDFISVAQDLIKRKLTSPRHLGIMGGSNGGLLVGAVLTQRPDLFNAVVSQVPLLDMRRYNKLLAGASWMGEYGDPDVPEQWAYISKYSPYQNVFKDKKYPRVFFTTSTRDDRVHPGHARKMVAKMEEQGHDVLYWENTEGGHAGAANNDQQALMWALTYTFLQGQLK, encoded by the coding sequence ATGTCTTTTTATCGCAAGTTTGCCGGCAGCATGCTGCTCGGCATGGCCGCAGCGGGCGCCGCCCATGCGCAAGCGCCGTCTACCGCCGCCGCTTCCACGCCCCCCACCGATCCGCTGCAATGGCTGGAAGAAGTCGCCGGCGAAAAACCGATGGCCTGGGTGCACCAGCATAATGCCGTCAGCACCAAGGAACTGGAAGGCAAGCCAACATTCCCGGCCTTGCAGGCGCGGCTGAAGACCATCCTCAATTCGAAAGAGCGCATTCCGTATGTGAGCAAGGAAGGCGAGTATTACTATAATTTCTGGCGCGACGCCCAGCATGTGCGCGGCATCTGGCGCCGCACCACGCTGGCGCAGTTCCAGCTGCCGGAGCCGGCCTGGGAAACCGTGATCGACCTCGACCAGCTGTCCGCCGGCGAGAACGAAAACTGGGTCTGGGGCGGCGCGTCCTGCCTGTATCCGAAAGGCGAACGCTGCCTCATTTCGCTGTCGCGCGGCGGCGGCGACGCCAAGGTGGTGCGCGAATACGATGTCGCCAAACGCGCCTTCGTGGCGGACGGTTTCACCCTGCCCGAAGCGAAAAGCAACGCCAGCTGGATCAACGACGACACCCTGTTCGTGTCCACCGATTTCGGCCCCGGTTCGATGACCAGCTCGGGCTATCCGCGCATCATCAAAGAGTGGAAGCGCGGCACGCCATTGGAGCAGGCCAAAACGCTGTACGAAGCCAGGCCGGACGACATGAGCGCCGGCGCCTACAAGGATTTCACGCCCGGCCATGAATACCAGTTTGTCGAGCGCCAGATCGATTTCTACAGCGGCGAGATGTTCCTGCGCGAAGGCGACAGCCTGAACAAGGTACCGAAACCGGACGACGCCACGGCCGCTACCATGCGCGACCAGCTGGTGATCAACCTGCGCTCGGACTGGAAAGTCAACGGCACGACCTACCCGCAAGGCGCCGTACTGGCGACCGATTTCAAGTCCTTCATGCAGGGCAAGCAGGAATTCGAGGTGCTGTTTGCGCCCACCGCCACCTCCTCGCTCGACAATATGTCGGCGACCAAATCGGCCATCTTGCTGACCACGCTGGACAAGGTGAAAAACCGCCTGACGGAACTGCGCCATGTGAATGGCAAATGGCAGCGCCGCGTGGTCGACGCGCCCAAGCTGGGCACCCTGGCGGCCAGCCCGCTCGATGCGGTCGACTCGGACCAGTACTTCCTGACCGTGACCGATTTCCTGACCCCCACCACGCTGTACCTGGCCACGGCCGGCAGCGACCAGCGCACGAAGATCAAGTCGCTGCCCGCCTATTTCGACGCCAGTCCGTACAAGGTGGAACAGTTCGAATCGACCTCGAAGGATGGCACCAAAGTGCCGTATTTCGTCATCATGAACAAGAAGACCAGATACGACGGCAAGAACCCCACCGTGCTGTACGGCTATGGCGGCTTCGAAGTCTCGCTCAAGCCCAGCTACAGCAGCATTACCGGCACTGCCTGGCTGAGCCAGGGCGGCGTGTACGTGCTGGCCAATATCCGCGGCGGCGGCGAATTCGGCCCGCGCTGGCACCAGGCGGCGCTGAAGGAAAACCGCCAGCGCGCCTATGACGATTTCATCTCGGTGGCGCAGGACCTGATCAAGCGCAAGCTGACCAGCCCGCGCCACCTGGGCATCATGGGCGGCAGCAATGGCGGCCTGCTGGTGGGCGCCGTGCTGACGCAGCGGCCGGACCTGTTCAACGCCGTGGTCAGCCAGGTGCCGCTGCTCGACATGCGCCGCTATAACAAGCTGCTGGCCGGCGCTTCCTGGATGGGCGAATATGGCGACCCGGACGTGCCGGAACAATGGGCCTACATCAGCAAGTACTCGCCCTACCAGAACGTCTTCAAGGATAAAAAATATCCGCGCGTATTCTTTACCACCTCGACCCGCGACGACCGGGTCCACCCCGGCCACGCGCGCAAGATGGTGGCCAAGATGGAAGAGCAAGGCCACGACGTGCTGTACTGGGAAAATACGGAAGGCGGCCATGCGGGCGCCGCCAATAACGACCAGCAGGCGCTGATGTGGGCGCTGACGTATACCTTCCTGCAGGGGCAGTTGAAATAA